One Oncorhynchus masou masou isolate Uvic2021 chromosome 27, UVic_Omas_1.1, whole genome shotgun sequence genomic window carries:
- the LOC135516036 gene encoding interferon regulatory factor 6-like has product MMSAQPRRIRLKPWLLAQVNSGRYPGLQWLSPDHRIFQIPWRHATRHLPTSEEENTIFKAWALETGKYQEGLDEPDPAKWKANLRCALNKSREFKLKYDGTKETPVQPYKTYEVCDQPCNGDTVDEDEEEMPNIVGLSIDPRISDPHSFQTFPTAQRTDFPFSCALNDRYGTPHHTPMYSNPNGSVTMAARLPQPTMAPPEFSADVPLVVKLEHEVFVHPGPVGPSNSLGMCGGSMQPPVVTEISPMVPSAASVAPVAPDPGADPMEAMSGVQNQEEGQAVPPYKYDLLNSLPLTDLDMKFQYRGRKMGSLTVSNHQGCRLYYGHLEPTPDQVDLFGPVTLNQVLFPGSADIRNEKQRLYTEHLLDVMDRGLILEIWEQDIYAIRLCQCKVYWSGPGVDEQGPPNPMERERKYKVFSLNNFLHGLILFQKGETPTPPPFELYFCFGEDWPDQRKPKEKKLIVVQVVPVVARILTEMFSGDLSWSTDSIRLQISNPDLKDQTVLQFKELQRLLQSQHGLGP; this is encoded by the exons ATGATGAGTGCGCAGCCTCGGAGGATCCGCCTAAAGCCCTGGCTGTTAGCCCAGGTGAACAGCGGGAGGTACCCCGGCCTGCAGTGGCTCAGCCCGGACCACCGGATCTTCCAGATCCCCTGGAGACATGCCACAAGACACCTGCCCACCTCAGAGGAAGAGAACACCATCTTCAAG gcCTGGGCTCTGGAGACAGGGAAGTACCAGGAGGGTCTGGATGAGCCTGACCCTGCCAAGTGGAAGGCCAACCTGCGCTGTGCCCTCAACAAGAGTCGGGAGTTCAAACTGAAATACGACGGCACCAAGGAGACACCTGTCCAGCCCTACAAGACCTACGAGGTCTGTGACCAGCCCTGCAATGGAG ACACAGttgatgaagatgaggaggag ATGCCGAATATTGTCGGACTCTCCATTG acCCCAGAATTAGTGACCCACACAGTTTTCAGACATTCCCTACTGCACAAAGGACAGACTTTCCCTTCAGCTGCGCTCTCAATGACAGATATGGCACCCCCCACCACACCCCTATGTACTCCAATCCCAACGGGAGCGTTACCATGGCAGCGCGTCTCCCTCAGCCAACCATGGCTCCCCCGGAGTTTTCTGCCGACGTTCCATTGGTGGTGAAGTTGGAACACGAGGTCTTTGTGCACCCTGGACCCGTAGGACCCTCCAACAGCCTGGGGATGTGTGGAGGGAGCATGCAGCCTCCTGTGGTCACCGAAATATCCCCCATGGTCCCTTCTGCTGCATCTGTGGCTCCAGTTGCCCCTGACCCAGGTGCCGACCCCATGGAGGCCATGTCAGGAGTCCAGAACCAGGAAGAAGGGCAGGCGGTGCCACCCTACAAATATGACCTGCTGAACAGCCTGCCGT TGACTGACCTAGACATGAAGTTCCAGTACCGGGGTCGCAAGATGGGCTCCCTGACGGTGAGTAACCACCAAGGCTGCCGGCTGTACTACGGCCACCTGGAGCCCACCCCGGATCAGGTGGACCTGTTCGGCCCTGTCACCCTCAACCAAGTTCTCTTCCCTGGCTCGGCCGACATCCGGAACGAGAAGCAGCGGTTGTACACAGAGCACCTGCTGGATGTGATGGACCGAGGCCTGATCCTGGAGATCTGGGAGCAGGATATATACGCTATCAGGTTGTGTCAGTGCAAGGTGTATTGGTCTGGGCCGGGCGTTGACGAGCAGGGGCCACCCAATcctatggagagggagaggaagtacaAAGTGTTCAGCCTCAATAACTTCCTGCACG GGCTCATCTTGTTCCAGAAGGGTGAAACTCCCACCCCACCACCGTTTGAGCTCTACTTCTGCTTTGGGGAGGACTGGCCAGATCAACGGAAACCCAAGGAGAAGAAGCTCATCGTTGTGCAG GTGGTCCCCGTGGTGGCGCGGATCCTAACAGAGATGTTTTCCGGAGACCTGTCCTGGTCCACAGACAGCATCCGGCTGCAGATCTCCAACCCAGACCTGAAGGATCAGACGGTGTTACAGTTCAAGGAACTCCAGAGGCTTCTCCAGAGTCAGCATGGCCTGGGACCCTGA
- the LOC135516035 gene encoding transportin-3, with amino-acid sequence MEKPTVALVYQAVQALYHDPDPAGKERASVWLGELQRSMYAWEMADQLLQLKQDVESCYFAAQTMKMKIQTSFFELPPETHIALRDSLLSHIQSLKDLSPIIVTQLALAIADLALQMASWKGCVHTLIEKYSNDVSSMTFLIEILTVLPEEVHSRSLRIGANRRTEIIEDLAYYSSTVVTLLMTCVEKSGSNEKMLIKVFRCLGSWFNLGVLDSNFMANNQLLMVLFQVLQRDETSTNLHEAASDCVCSALYAIENVDTHMPLALQLFQGVLTLETAYHMAVAREDLDKVLNYCRIFTELCETFLETTVKSPGQGMGDLRTLELLLICAGHPQYEVVEISFNFWYRLGENLYKTNDPALHGIFRPYIQRLLHGLARHCQLDPDHEGIPEDTDDFGEFRMRVSDLVKDVIFLVGSMECFSQLYSTLKEGNPPWEVTEAVLFIMAAIAKSVDPENNPTLTEVLEQVVLLPETVHIAVRYTSIELVGEMSEVVDRNPRFLDPVLNYLMKGLREKTLASVAAKAIHNICSVCRDHMAQHFQGLLDIARALDSFALTTEAAVGLLKGTALVLARLPLEKIAECLSDLCAVQVMALKKLLSQDPSNGKAADPTVWLDRLAVIFRHTNPIVENGQTHPCQKVIQEIWPVLSQTLNTHQADNRIVERCCRCLRFAVRCVGKGSASLLQPLVTQMVSVYQVYPHSCFLYLGSILVDEYGMEEGCRQGLLDMLQALCMPTFQLLEQPNGLRNHPDTVDDLFRLATRFVQRSPVTLLSSGIIVHIIQCAIAATTLDHRDANCSVMKFVRDLIHTGVSNDHEDDFELRKQLIGQAMGQHGQQLVTQLMHTCCFCLPPYTLPDVAEVLWEIMVFERPTFCRWLENALKGLPKETSGGAVTVTHKQLTDFHKQVTSAEECKQVCWAIREFTRLFR; translated from the exons ATGTACGCGTGGGAGATGGCAGACCAGCTCCTCCAGCTGAAACAGGACGTGGAGTCTTGTTACTTTGCCGCCCAGACCATGAAGATGAAGATCCAGACGTCGTTCTTTGAGCTCCCCCCAGAGACACACATCGCCCTCCGAGACTCCCTGCTCTCACACATACAGAGCCTCAAAGACCTCTCCCCCATCATCGTCACTCAG cttGCTCTGGCCATTGCAGACCTCGCCCTACAGATGGCCTCCTGGAAGGGCTGTGTCCACACCCTCATTGAAAA GTATAGCAATGATGTCAGCTCCATGACGTTTCTGATAGAGATCCTTACAGTGCTCCCCGAGGAGGTTCACAGCCGCTCCCTACGCATCGGAGCCAATCGCAGGACAGAGATCATCGAGGACCTGGCCTATTACTCCAGTACTGTGGTCACCCTACTG ATGACATGTGTGGAGAAGTCTGGCAGCAATGAGAAGATGCTGATCAAGGTGTTCCGCTGTCTGGGAAGCTGGTTCAACCTGGGAGTCCTGGACAGCAACTTTATGGCCAACAACCAGCTCCTGATGGTCCTTTTCCAAGTGCTg CAAAGAGACGAGACGTCCACTAACCTGCACGAGGCTGCATCCGACTGTGTGTGTTCAGCGCTGTACGCCATCGAGAACGTGGACACACACATGCCCCTGGCCCTGCAGCTTTTTCAGGGCGTCCTCACGCTAGAGACGGCCTACCATATGGCTGTGGCACGGGAGGACCTCGACAA AGTGTTGAATTACTGTAGGATCTTCACTGAGTTGTGTGAGACGTTTCTGGAGACCACAGTCAAGAGTCCAGGCCAGGGCATGGGAGACCTGCGAACGCTTGAGCTGCTGCTCATCTGTGCAGGACACCCCCAATATGAG GTTGTGGAGATCTCCTTTAACTTCTGGTATCGTCTGGGAGAGAACCTGTATAAGACCAACGACCCTGCCCTCCACGGCATCTTCAGACCCTATATCCAGAGACTGCTGCACGGCCTGGCCCGCCACTGCCAACTAGACCCCGACCAC GAGGGCATCCCAGAAGATACAGATGACTTTGGGGAGTTCAGGATGAGGGTGTCTGATCTTGTGAAGGATGTCATCTTCCTTGTGGGCTCCATGGAATGTTTCTCCCAG ttGTACTCCACTCTAAAAGAAGGCAACCCTCCCTGGGAGGTGACCGAGGCTGTTCTCTTCATCATGGCCGCCATCGCCAAGAGTGTAGACCC TGAGAACAACCCCACCCTGACAGAGGTGTTAGAGCAGGTGGTGCTGCTGCCAGAGACTGTCCATATCGCCGTGCGCTACACCAGCATTGAGCTGGTGGGGGAGATGAGCGAGGTCGTTGACCGCAACCCGCGGTTCCTCG ACCCCGTGCTGAACTACCTGATGAAGGGCCTGAGGGAGAAGACCCTGGCTTCCGTGGCAGCCAAGGCAATCCATAACATCTGCTCTGTGTGCCGGGACCACATGGCCCAGCACTTCCAGGGCCTGCTGGACATCGCCCGTGCCCTCGACTCCTTTGCCCTGACCACCGAAGCCGCCGTAGGCCTCCTCAAAG GTACAGCCCTGGTCCTAGCTCGTCTGCCCCTGGAGAAGATTGCTGAGTGTTTGAGTGACCTGTGTGCTGTGCAGGTCATGGCCCTCAAAAAG CTTCTCTCTCAGGACCCCAGCAATGGGAAAGCCGCTGACCCCACTGTCTGGCTGGACAGACTAGCAGTAATCTTCCG acaCACAAACCCCATTGTAGAGAATGGACAAACACACCCATGTCAGAAAGTCATCCAGGAG ATCTGGCCGGTCCTGTCACAGACTCTAAACACACACCAGGCTGATAACCGCATAGTGGAACGCTGCTGTCGCTGCCTGCGGTTCGCTGTGCGCTGCGTGGGCAAGGGCTCTGCCTCTCTACTACAGCCACTTGTCACACAG ATGGTCAGTGTGTATCAGGTGTATCCCCACTCCTGCTTCCTTTATCTGGGCAGCATCCTGGTGGATGAGTACGGCATGGAGGAAGGCTGCAGACAAGGTCTACTAGACATGCTACAG GCTCTGTGTATGCCCACCTTCCAGCTGTTGGAGCAGCCCAATGGTCTCCGTAACCACCCAGACACAGTAGATGACCTCTTCAGACTCGCCACCAG GTTTGTCCAGCGTAGTCCCGTCACCCTGCTCAGCAGTGGCATCATTGTCCACATCATCCAGTGTGCTATCGCGGCCACCACACTGGACCACAGGGACGCCAACTGCAGTGTCATGAAGTTCGTCAGAGACCTCATCCACACGGGCGTCAGCAACGAC CACGAGGATGACTTTGAGCTGCGGAAGCAGCTAATAGGCCAGGCCATGGGGCAGCATGGGCAGCAGTTGGTCACTCAGCTCATGCACACATGCTGCTTCTGCCTGCCACCTTACACACTCCCCGATGTGGCTGAGGTGCTGTGGGAGATCATGGTGTTCGAGAGGCCG ACGTTCTGCCGCTGGCTGGAGAACGCGCTGAAGGGGCTTCCTAAGGAGACGTCAGGCGGGGCGGTGACCGTCACACACAAACAGCTCACAGACTTCCACAAGCAGGTCACCAG tgCGGAGGAGTGTAAGCAGGTGTGCTGGGCTATCCGGGAGTTCACCAGATTGTTCCGATAG